The following proteins are encoded in a genomic region of Pseudodesulfovibrio mercurii:
- a CDS encoding 2,3-butanediol dehydrogenase — protein sequence MRAAVWHAREDVRVETVPVPPSPPAGWVKIAVEWCGICGSDLHEYVAGPIFIPVDAPHPLTGKQGSVILGHEFTGRVVELGDGVTNVKVGDMVAPDACQHCGECVTCRAGRYNVCEKLAFTGLHNDGAFARYVNVPAELCYVLPEGVSPEAGAVIEPLATGFKAVREAGTILGETVVVIGAGTIGLGTMMAARAAGAAKVIVLEMSAARIAKAKECGADVVLNPRECDPVAEVKAMTNGSGADVSFECVGNKMTGPLAVDLIRNAGRAIIVGIFEEPSEFNFFSLSGTDKRIIGTLAYTLDDFMGVSALLAGGRLTAESLITGRIGLEDIVEKGFLELINNKDENIKILVKLGE from the coding sequence ATGCGAGCCGCTGTTTGGCATGCCAGAGAGGACGTGCGGGTGGAGACCGTTCCCGTTCCCCCGTCCCCTCCGGCGGGTTGGGTCAAGATCGCGGTCGAGTGGTGCGGCATCTGCGGGTCGGACCTGCACGAATACGTGGCCGGGCCCATTTTCATCCCGGTGGACGCTCCGCATCCCCTGACCGGCAAGCAGGGCAGCGTCATCCTGGGCCACGAGTTCACCGGCCGGGTGGTGGAGCTGGGCGACGGCGTGACCAACGTCAAGGTCGGCGACATGGTCGCCCCGGACGCCTGCCAGCACTGCGGCGAGTGCGTCACCTGCCGGGCCGGACGGTACAACGTCTGCGAGAAGCTGGCCTTCACCGGTCTGCACAACGACGGGGCCTTCGCCCGGTACGTCAACGTTCCGGCCGAACTCTGCTACGTGCTGCCCGAGGGCGTTTCCCCCGAGGCCGGGGCGGTCATCGAGCCGCTGGCCACGGGCTTCAAGGCCGTGCGCGAGGCGGGCACCATCCTCGGCGAGACCGTGGTCGTCATCGGCGCTGGGACCATCGGTCTGGGCACCATGATGGCCGCCAGGGCCGCCGGAGCGGCCAAGGTCATCGTCCTGGAGATGTCCGCCGCCCGCATCGCCAAGGCCAAGGAGTGCGGCGCGGACGTGGTCCTCAACCCCCGCGAGTGCGATCCCGTGGCCGAGGTCAAGGCCATGACCAACGGGTCCGGGGCCGACGTGTCCTTCGAGTGCGTGGGCAACAAGATGACCGGCCCCCTGGCCGTGGACCTCATCCGCAACGCGGGCCGGGCCATCATCGTGGGCATCTTCGAGGAGCCGAGCGAGTTCAACTTCTTCAGCCTGAGCGGCACGGACAAGCGCATCATCGGCACCCTGGCCTACACCCTGGACGACTTCATGGGCGTGTCCGCCCTGCTGGCCGGCGGGCGGCTCACGGCCGAGTCCCTGATCACCGGACGCATCGGCCTGGAGGACATCGTGGAGAAGGGGTTCCTGGAACTGATCAACAACAAGGACGAGAACATCAAGATCCTCGTCAAGCTCGGGGAATAG
- a CDS encoding anion permease — translation MKTLLKFSPIIVAVLMALLPTPEGLSPNAWYFLSIFVGVVVGLIIEPVPAALVGLAGVALVAFLGLVDPSPTANRNWALSGFSNGVIWLIFSAFMFALGYQKTGLGRRISLHLIRYLGKSTLGLGYAIAFSDAILAPFMPSNTARSAGTIYPIASNIPPMFNSTPDNEPRKMGAYLAWVGISATCVTSSMFLTALAPNLLAVDMIQKSVGVTISWGDWGKIMIPAMLPLFLLTPWLGYLLYPPTLKHSPEAPAWAVEELRKMGRISTKELMMLGYAVLALVFWIFGKQFHVDSTVAAISVLSLMVLTNVITWQDVITNKGAWNVLTWFATLVAMAAGLKKTGVLDWVGHMISNNLAGMAPSSVIILLVILFFVLHYFFASTTAHTTALLPLFMATAAPLLPPEMLPKLALMLAGSLGLMGIITPYATGPSPIWYGAGFISQARWWALGGIFGLFYLLAMIGVTIFYV, via the coding sequence ATGAAGACACTCCTGAAGTTCTCCCCCATCATAGTGGCCGTACTCATGGCCCTCCTGCCCACGCCCGAAGGGTTGTCACCCAACGCGTGGTATTTCCTCTCCATCTTCGTCGGCGTCGTGGTCGGCCTGATCATCGAGCCCGTTCCGGCCGCCCTGGTCGGCCTGGCCGGCGTGGCCCTGGTGGCCTTCCTCGGCCTGGTGGACCCCAGCCCGACGGCCAACCGCAACTGGGCCTTGTCCGGCTTCTCCAACGGCGTCATCTGGCTGATCTTCTCGGCCTTCATGTTCGCCCTGGGCTACCAGAAGACGGGGCTGGGCAGGCGCATCAGCCTGCACCTCATCCGCTACCTGGGCAAGTCCACCCTGGGACTCGGCTACGCCATCGCCTTTTCCGACGCGATCCTGGCCCCGTTCATGCCCTCCAACACCGCGCGCAGCGCGGGAACCATCTACCCCATCGCCAGCAACATCCCGCCCATGTTCAACTCCACCCCGGACAACGAGCCGCGCAAGATGGGCGCGTATCTGGCCTGGGTGGGCATCAGCGCCACCTGCGTGACCAGCTCCATGTTCCTGACCGCCCTGGCCCCGAACCTGCTGGCCGTGGACATGATCCAGAAGAGCGTGGGCGTGACCATCAGCTGGGGCGACTGGGGCAAGATCATGATCCCGGCCATGCTGCCCCTGTTCCTGCTGACCCCGTGGCTCGGCTACCTGCTCTATCCCCCGACCCTGAAGCACTCCCCCGAAGCCCCGGCCTGGGCCGTCGAGGAACTGCGCAAGATGGGCCGCATCTCCACCAAGGAACTGATGATGCTCGGCTACGCCGTGCTGGCCCTGGTCTTCTGGATATTCGGCAAGCAGTTCCACGTGGACAGCACCGTGGCCGCCATCTCCGTGCTCTCGCTCATGGTCCTGACCAACGTCATCACCTGGCAGGACGTCATCACCAACAAGGGCGCCTGGAACGTCCTGACCTGGTTCGCCACCCTGGTGGCCATGGCCGCGGGCCTGAAGAAGACCGGCGTGCTCGACTGGGTGGGCCACATGATCTCCAACAACCTCGCGGGCATGGCGCCGAGCTCGGTGATCATCCTGCTGGTCATCCTCTTCTTCGTGCTCCACTACTTCTTCGCCAGCACCACGGCGCACACCACCGCCCTGCTGCCCCTGTTCATGGCCACGGCCGCCCCGCTGCTGCCGCCCGAGATGCTGCCCAAGCTGGCGCTCATGCTCGCCGGTTCCCTCGGTCTCATGGGCATCATCACCCCCTACGCCACAGGCCCCTCGCCCATCTGGTACGGCGCGGGCTTCATCAGCCAGGCGCGCTGGTGGGCGCTGGGCGGCATCTTCGGCCTGTTCTACCTGCTGGCCATGATCGGGGTGACCATATTCTACGTCTAA
- the thiE gene encoding thiamine phosphate synthase, translating into MTITRHNILDTDLYCLTAEKFSLGRSNVEVVRQMLDAGIKLVQYREKEKKAGAKLEECRAIREMTREAGAAFIVNDDIDIAILVGADGVHVGQEDLPVECVRRLVGPDMAIGLSTHSPEQAREAVRCGADYIGVGPIFRTYTKDDVVDPVGFEYLDWVVAHLDIPFVAIGGIKEHNLGEVVRHGARCAALVTEIVGGANIADTITALRHQMDAAKE; encoded by the coding sequence ATGACCATCACCCGACACAATATCCTGGACACGGACCTCTACTGCCTGACCGCCGAGAAATTCTCCCTGGGCCGGTCCAACGTCGAGGTCGTCCGGCAGATGCTCGACGCGGGCATCAAACTGGTCCAGTATCGCGAGAAGGAGAAGAAGGCGGGCGCCAAGCTCGAGGAGTGCCGCGCCATCCGCGAGATGACCCGCGAGGCCGGGGCCGCCTTCATCGTCAACGACGACATCGACATCGCCATCCTGGTGGGCGCGGACGGCGTACACGTGGGGCAGGAGGACCTGCCCGTGGAGTGCGTCCGTCGGCTGGTCGGCCCGGACATGGCCATCGGCCTGTCCACGCACAGCCCGGAACAGGCCCGCGAGGCCGTCCGGTGCGGCGCGGACTACATCGGCGTGGGTCCGATCTTCAGGACCTACACCAAGGACGACGTGGTCGATCCCGTGGGCTTCGAATACCTCGACTGGGTGGTCGCCCATCTGGACATCCCGTTCGTGGCCATCGGCGGCATCAAGGAGCACAATCTCGGCGAGGTGGTCCGGCACGGCGCGCGCTGCGCGGCCCTGGTCACCGAGATCGTCGGGGGAGCGAATATTGCAGACACAATAACCGCGCTGCGTCACCAAATGGACGCGGCGAAGGAGTAA
- a CDS encoding DUF4079 family protein, with product MRIYTIFHFAASLRLPWRLPAFLALWFLLLTVPVRADDPGQMIAPCLACHTAERICRNVDSGDAFWTDTVKRMIAKGAHVGPDQVPGLVALLANPDHAEVRRLLDCPAPGSPETAAAVPTAVILGHPLLMILVLLLGLWVAWQGVNRARFTLLGQKVAFNWKGHTRYGLVVMALWFVGAVGGSIVTDMLQGIPDAYELHGTMAKIMLALIVFGAATGLYMDRRKAKRSIMPVLHGAANMLLLLLALGQLVTGLVILGRLFAS from the coding sequence ATGCGAATCTATACCATTTTCCATTTTGCGGCAAGTCTCCGCCTCCCCTGGCGGCTTCCGGCCTTCCTGGCCCTGTGGTTTCTCCTGCTGACCGTGCCGGTCCGGGCCGACGATCCCGGACAGATGATCGCGCCCTGCCTCGCCTGTCACACGGCGGAACGCATCTGCCGGAACGTGGACAGCGGCGACGCGTTCTGGACCGACACGGTCAAGCGCATGATCGCCAAGGGAGCGCACGTGGGCCCGGATCAGGTCCCCGGCCTGGTCGCCCTCCTGGCCAACCCCGACCACGCCGAGGTCCGCAGGCTGCTGGACTGCCCGGCTCCGGGCAGCCCCGAGACGGCGGCCGCCGTCCCCACCGCCGTGATCCTGGGCCATCCCCTGCTCATGATCCTGGTCCTGCTCCTGGGGCTGTGGGTGGCCTGGCAGGGCGTGAACCGCGCCCGCTTCACCCTGCTCGGGCAAAAGGTCGCCTTCAACTGGAAGGGACACACCCGCTACGGGCTGGTGGTCATGGCCCTGTGGTTCGTCGGGGCCGTGGGCGGGTCCATCGTGACCGACATGCTCCAGGGCATCCCCGACGCCTACGAACTGCACGGGACCATGGCCAAGATCATGCTCGCGCTCATCGTCTTCGGCGCGGCCACCGGGCTGTACATGGACCGCAGAAAGGCGAAGCGCTCGATCATGCCCGTGCTGCACGGCGCGGCCAACATGCTCCTCCTGCTCCTGGCCCTGGGACAGCTCGTCACGGGCCTCGTCATCCTCGGCCGACTGTTCGCGTCCTAG
- the thiC gene encoding phosphomethylpyrimidine synthase ThiC: MSYTTQMDAARKGIVTPQMETVARKENIRIEDLMERMARGSVIIPANKNHKNLDAEAVGEGMRIKINVNLGISKDCCDVEPELEKVRAALDMKAEAIMDLSCYGKTQEFRQKLVEMSPAMIGTVPIYDAVGFYDKNLQDITVDEFFKVVERHVMDGVDFLTIHAGLNKHTAEKVKSAKRLTNIVSRGGSLLFTWMEINKAENPFYEHFDRLLDICEEYDVTLSLGDGCRPGCLYDATDASQVEELITLGELTKRAWERNVQVMIEGPGHMAMNEIPGNMMIEKRLCHNAPFYVLGPLVTDVAPGYDHITAAIGGAIAGASGADFLCYVTPAEHLRLPTLEDMKEGIVATRIAAHAADIAKGYPGAVEWDNNMARARAALDWDAQFALAMDPVKPVEYRKSSEPEHKDSCTMCGKMCAVRNMNRVLEGKDIQLDD, from the coding sequence ATGAGCTATACCACGCAAATGGACGCGGCCCGCAAGGGCATCGTCACCCCCCAGATGGAGACCGTTGCCCGTAAGGAAAACATCCGCATCGAGGACCTCATGGAGCGGATGGCCAGAGGTTCGGTCATCATCCCGGCCAACAAGAACCACAAGAACCTGGACGCCGAGGCCGTGGGCGAGGGCATGCGCATCAAGATCAACGTCAACCTCGGCATCTCCAAGGACTGCTGCGACGTCGAGCCCGAGCTGGAAAAGGTCCGGGCCGCCCTGGACATGAAGGCCGAGGCCATCATGGACCTGTCCTGCTACGGCAAGACTCAGGAATTCCGGCAGAAACTGGTGGAGATGTCCCCGGCCATGATCGGCACGGTGCCCATCTACGACGCCGTGGGCTTCTACGACAAGAACCTTCAGGACATCACCGTGGACGAGTTCTTCAAGGTGGTCGAGCGCCACGTCATGGACGGCGTGGACTTCCTGACCATCCACGCGGGCCTGAACAAGCACACCGCCGAGAAGGTCAAGAGCGCGAAACGGCTGACCAACATCGTCTCGCGCGGCGGCTCCCTGCTGTTCACCTGGATGGAGATCAACAAGGCCGAGAACCCGTTCTACGAGCACTTCGACCGGCTGCTGGACATCTGCGAAGAATATGACGTGACCCTGAGCCTGGGCGACGGTTGCCGTCCCGGCTGCCTGTACGACGCCACCGACGCCTCCCAGGTGGAGGAGCTGATCACCCTGGGCGAGCTGACCAAGCGCGCCTGGGAGCGCAACGTCCAGGTCATGATCGAGGGCCCCGGCCACATGGCCATGAACGAGATTCCCGGCAACATGATGATCGAGAAACGGCTGTGCCACAACGCGCCGTTCTACGTCCTCGGCCCCCTGGTCACGGACGTGGCGCCGGGCTACGACCACATCACCGCGGCCATCGGCGGGGCCATCGCGGGCGCGTCCGGCGCGGACTTTCTGTGCTACGTCACCCCGGCCGAACACCTGCGCCTGCCCACCCTCGAGGACATGAAGGAGGGCATCGTGGCCACCCGCATCGCGGCCCACGCCGCCGACATCGCCAAGGGCTATCCCGGCGCCGTGGAGTGGGACAACAACATGGCCCGGGCCCGCGCGGCCCTGGACTGGGACGCCCAGTTCGCCCTGGCCATGGACCCGGTCAAGCCCGTGGAATACCGCAAGTCCTCGGAGCCCGAGCACAAGGACTCCTGCACCATGTGCGGCAAGATGTGCGCGGTGCGCAACATGAACCGCGTGCTTGAGGGCAAGGACATCCAGCTGGACGACTAG